A single window of Granulicella mallensis MP5ACTX8 DNA harbors:
- the ruvA gene encoding Holliday junction branch migration protein RuvA, whose translation MIAYLRGRILSKASNAVIVDCNGVGYELAISITTFTELGAEGAEAKLHVHTHVREDALALFGFAELTEKRLFEKLLTISGIGPKLAITVLSGISAERLVGAIRAGDHATLTKIPGIGKKTAERVVLELKDKLDDMVGSTPETGARFSLGTVADDVLSALVNLGYARPVAQKAVETAAKDAAVAGDFEQLFRAAMSAVR comes from the coding sequence GTGATCGCCTATCTACGCGGACGTATTCTCAGCAAAGCCTCTAACGCCGTTATCGTCGACTGCAACGGCGTGGGCTACGAGCTCGCTATCTCCATCACCACCTTCACCGAGCTTGGTGCGGAGGGCGCGGAGGCGAAGCTGCATGTTCACACGCATGTTCGCGAAGATGCGCTGGCGCTCTTCGGATTCGCGGAGCTGACCGAGAAACGGCTCTTCGAGAAGCTGCTGACGATCTCCGGAATTGGGCCTAAGTTAGCGATAACTGTACTGAGCGGCATCAGCGCCGAGCGGCTGGTCGGCGCGATTCGCGCGGGCGATCACGCTACGCTGACGAAGATCCCCGGCATCGGCAAGAAGACCGCCGAACGCGTGGTGCTGGAGCTGAAGGACAAGCTCGACGACATGGTCGGCTCTACGCCCGAGACCGGCGCGAGGTTCTCCCTGGGCACGGTTGCCGACGACGTACTGAGCGCGCTGGTCAACCTCGGCTATGCGCGGCCCGTTGCGCAAAAGGCCGTGGAGACGGCAGCGAAAGATGCAGCCGTTGCAGGCGACTTTGAGCAGTTGTTCCGCGCGGCCATGTCGGCCGTGCGATAG